The proteins below come from a single Saccharophagus degradans 2-40 genomic window:
- a CDS encoding ArsR/SmtB family transcription factor — protein MKQIEQLAEHAANAAKLLKELANENRLMICCCLGDQELSVSELNAQIPLSQSALSQHLARLRSADIVATRKEGLTVFYKLNGDNALKIILTLKSIYCPE, from the coding sequence ATGAAGCAAATAGAGCAACTTGCCGAGCACGCAGCCAATGCCGCAAAGCTACTTAAAGAATTAGCAAATGAAAACCGGCTAATGATTTGTTGCTGTTTAGGCGATCAAGAGCTAAGCGTAAGCGAATTAAATGCACAAATACCCTTAAGCCAATCGGCATTATCACAACACTTAGCGCGATTGCGATCGGCCGATATTGTAGCTACACGCAAAGAAGGTCTAACCGTGTTTTATAAATTAAACGGTGATAACGCACTTAAGATTATTCTTACTCTTAAGTCTATTTATTGCCCAGAGTAA
- a CDS encoding response regulator transcription factor — MLILLVEDNRDLAATVLDYLELQGFDCDYAHRGDHAFQLLQDNTYDAMVLDIMMPGLDGITLCEKIRAQGNNAPIIMLTARDTLEDKLSGFEAGADDYLVKPFDLPELAARLKALSKRKSHSSTTLTVADLEAHLENHQVCRAGQQIDLSPACWKLLIALMQASPRVMSRQELENVLWKDSPPDSEALKSHMYTLRKLVDKPFDKALIHTLRGVGVALRDE; from the coding sequence ATGCTAATTCTGCTTGTTGAAGATAACCGAGACCTCGCCGCAACAGTACTCGACTACTTAGAGCTGCAAGGCTTTGACTGCGATTACGCGCACCGTGGCGACCATGCCTTTCAGTTACTGCAAGACAATACCTACGACGCAATGGTGTTGGATATTATGATGCCAGGTTTAGACGGTATTACCCTTTGCGAAAAAATTCGCGCACAGGGCAACAACGCCCCCATTATTATGCTCACTGCCCGCGACACCCTAGAAGACAAGCTCTCGGGCTTTGAAGCAGGCGCAGATGATTACCTTGTTAAACCTTTCGATTTGCCCGAACTTGCTGCCCGCCTAAAGGCGTTAAGCAAACGCAAATCGCATAGCAGTACAACGCTTACTGTTGCAGATTTAGAAGCCCACTTAGAAAACCATCAGGTTTGCCGCGCGGGCCAACAAATAGACCTCTCCCCCGCTTGCTGGAAACTACTCATCGCGCTTATGCAAGCTAGCCCACGGGTTATGTCTCGCCAAGAGCTAGAAAACGTATTGTGGAAAGATAGCCCACCCGATTCTGAAGCACTCAAGTCGCATATGTATACATTGCGTAAATTAGTAGACAAACCATTTGATAAAGCGCTCATTCATACGTTGCGTGGAGTAGGTGTAGCACTGCGCGATGAATAG
- a CDS encoding Lrp/AsnC family transcriptional regulator yields the protein MTTELDKYDRMILDILQKDGRLSNQELADRINLSPSPCLRRVRHLEELGLIAGYRAHLNARKLGLTLIAFIQVGMDKHTPERFENFERKIALHPEVLECHLIAGQSADYLMKVIVKDMDAYQHFLLHTLTTIEGVSGVHSSFVLKTPVNTGVLPIG from the coding sequence ATGACCACAGAACTCGATAAGTACGACCGAATGATACTCGACATACTGCAAAAAGATGGCAGGCTATCCAATCAAGAATTAGCCGATAGAATTAACCTCTCCCCATCCCCCTGTTTACGCCGTGTACGCCACTTAGAGGAGCTAGGCCTAATAGCAGGCTACCGAGCCCACCTAAACGCGCGCAAACTCGGCCTAACGCTTATTGCGTTTATTCAGGTAGGTATGGATAAACACACCCCCGAGCGGTTTGAAAACTTCGAACGCAAAATAGCCCTGCACCCAGAAGTATTGGAATGCCACCTGATAGCGGGCCAATCTGCGGATTATTTAATGAAGGTAATAGTGAAAGATATGGATGCCTACCAGCATTTTTTACTGCATACACTCACAACCATCGAAGGCGTTAGCGGAGTGCACTCATCGTTTGTATTAAAAACCCCCGTGAATACAGGGGTGCTGCCCATAGGGTAA
- the leuA gene encoding 2-isopropylmalate synthase — protein sequence MLAQPAQKYRPFKGAQLADRQWPNRTIEKPPIWMSTDLRDGNQALIDPMSVETKLTFFKEIVAMNFKEIEIGFPSASDTDFQFTRRLIDEGHIPEDVTIEVLVQARKELIERTVESVRGAKRVIIHMYNPTAPSFRSIVYKTDKAGVKNIAVQGTKWVMEATAKAPEVEWVYQYSPEVFSGTEIEFSKEVVDAVSATWQPTPENKMIINLPATVEMGTPNTYADQIEWMHRYIERRDSIVLSVHPHNDRGTAVAAAELAVMAGADRVEGCLFGNGERTGNVDLVTLALNLYTQGVHPGLDFSDIDKVRKLVETCNQIPVHPRHPYAGELVFTAFSGSHQDAIKKGFAQRKDGEIWEVPYLPIDPKDLNRDYDAVVRVNSQSGKGGVSFLLQQKAGLELPRRLQIEFSGIVQKINDETGKEMTAAQIVDVFQQEYFGATQGFEYVACHVSDSKTIAEGMQVEVELVKQGEAFTVVGEGSGPIDAAVTAINKVVPAGVSVVDYHEHAVREGADGEAVCYVELKVGNGRPVFGVGRHKNIVVAAVRAMVGGVNRAS from the coding sequence ATGCTTGCTCAGCCAGCGCAAAAATACCGTCCATTTAAAGGTGCACAGTTAGCCGATCGTCAATGGCCAAACCGCACTATAGAAAAACCGCCCATTTGGATGAGCACGGATTTGCGTGATGGTAATCAGGCGCTTATCGACCCCATGTCGGTGGAAACCAAGCTTACGTTTTTTAAAGAAATTGTCGCTATGAATTTTAAGGAGATCGAAATTGGGTTTCCTTCTGCATCCGATACCGATTTTCAGTTTACGCGCAGGCTTATTGACGAAGGGCACATTCCTGAAGATGTGACCATAGAGGTGCTTGTACAAGCGCGTAAAGAATTAATAGAGCGCACCGTAGAAAGTGTGCGCGGTGCAAAGCGGGTGATTATTCATATGTACAACCCCACTGCGCCTAGCTTTCGCTCTATTGTGTATAAAACCGATAAAGCCGGTGTTAAAAATATTGCGGTGCAAGGCACCAAGTGGGTGATGGAAGCCACAGCCAAGGCGCCTGAGGTGGAGTGGGTATACCAATATTCGCCAGAGGTTTTTTCTGGCACAGAAATAGAATTTTCCAAAGAAGTGGTGGATGCTGTAAGTGCAACATGGCAACCAACGCCAGAAAATAAAATGATTATTAATTTACCCGCAACCGTAGAAATGGGTACGCCCAATACCTACGCGGATCAAATTGAGTGGATGCACCGTTATATAGAGCGGCGCGATTCTATAGTGTTAAGTGTTCACCCGCATAACGATAGGGGTACAGCCGTTGCGGCTGCCGAATTAGCGGTAATGGCGGGCGCAGATAGGGTAGAGGGGTGTTTGTTTGGTAATGGCGAGCGCACCGGTAATGTGGATTTGGTTACCCTTGCGCTTAACCTTTATACGCAGGGTGTGCACCCAGGGTTAGATTTTTCTGATATAGATAAAGTGCGCAAACTTGTAGAAACCTGTAACCAAATACCTGTGCATCCGCGCCACCCATACGCCGGTGAACTTGTATTTACGGCGTTTTCTGGTTCGCATCAAGATGCGATTAAGAAAGGGTTTGCGCAACGAAAAGACGGCGAAATTTGGGAAGTACCTTACTTGCCAATAGACCCTAAAGATTTAAATCGCGATTATGATGCCGTGGTGCGTGTAAACAGCCAGTCTGGTAAAGGTGGCGTGAGCTTTTTACTTCAACAAAAGGCTGGTTTGGAATTGCCGCGCCGCTTACAAATAGAATTTAGTGGCATAGTGCAAAAAATTAATGATGAAACCGGTAAAGAAATGACCGCCGCGCAAATTGTGGATGTGTTTCAGCAAGAATATTTTGGAGCTACGCAAGGGTTTGAATATGTTGCGTGCCACGTATCAGACAGCAAAACTATTGCAGAAGGCATGCAGGTTGAGGTGGAGTTAGTTAAACAAGGTGAAGCGTTTACGGTTGTAGGTGAAGGCAGCGGCCCTATTGATGCCGCAGTAACGGCTATAAATAAAGTTGTACCTGCTGGAGTGAGCGTTGTGGATTATCACGAGCATGCAGTTAGGGAGGGGGCCGATGGTGAAGCAGTGTGTTATGTGGAGTTAAAGGTGGGTAATGGGCGGCCAGTGTTTGGGGTTGGGCGTCATAAGAATATTGTTGTTGCGGCGGTTAGGGCGATGGTGGGGGGGGTAAATCGAGCTAGCTAA
- a CDS encoding PRC-barrel domain-containing protein, producing MTILNKSYQPVLSAGSLVGDKVMNVNGDDLGKIEELMFDVDTGRIEYAVLSFGGFLGLGDKYFAIPWSAMEVNLAEKCMVLNIPKERLKNAKGFDKDNWPNMADHTWAAELRNQYGL from the coding sequence ATGACAATTTTAAACAAAAGCTATCAACCCGTTCTTTCTGCTGGCAGTCTTGTTGGTGACAAAGTGATGAATGTAAATGGTGATGATCTAGGTAAAATTGAAGAGCTTATGTTCGATGTTGACACCGGTCGTATTGAATACGCTGTGCTTTCTTTCGGTGGTTTTTTAGGCTTGGGGGATAAGTACTTTGCGATTCCTTGGAGTGCAATGGAAGTGAATTTGGCAGAGAAATGTATGGTGCTTAACATTCCGAAAGAACGTTTAAAAAACGCAAAAGGTTTCGATAAAGATAACTGGCCAAATATGGCGGATCATACGTGGGCGGCAGAGCTTCGCAATCAGTACGGTTTATAA
- a CDS encoding alpha/beta hydrolase family protein yields MKQIFILTALSLLTACSHMSTPSHNTFSSIEETKVSCYDFPFSKDPAPTDPNKLTKLTKIQAKFECQWFTYNVDGHAVRGVYLYSKTADTTKRPVIIVNRGGNALSGVVPFKFIVSQFLPLANAGYIVIASQYRGAREGKKPQENYLADEFGGKDVNDVLALLPIIDSMPQADSSRIGMLGGSRGAMMGYLAATHTNRIRALVTIGGPTDLFKEIPYRPIMEDNVLSRWIPNYYQNREAELTHRSAQKWPEKLPKHMAVLLMHGEEDNKVQPENSINMAEKLKQEGIPHKLMLFPNAGHSIKNKENKKEFHQAILQWFDQHVKNGSN; encoded by the coding sequence ATGAAGCAAATTTTTATACTTACGGCACTAAGCCTATTAACGGCATGCAGTCATATGTCTACACCAAGCCACAATACTTTTAGCTCGATTGAAGAAACAAAGGTTTCGTGTTACGACTTTCCATTCTCCAAAGACCCAGCCCCTACCGACCCGAATAAGCTAACAAAGCTAACCAAAATACAAGCTAAGTTTGAATGCCAATGGTTTACCTACAATGTAGACGGGCACGCCGTGCGTGGAGTGTACCTTTACAGTAAAACGGCAGACACAACCAAACGGCCAGTCATTATTGTAAACCGTGGCGGTAATGCCTTAAGTGGTGTGGTGCCCTTTAAATTTATCGTATCGCAGTTTTTACCTCTAGCAAATGCAGGCTATATTGTAATTGCATCGCAGTACCGTGGCGCACGAGAAGGTAAAAAGCCACAAGAAAATTATTTAGCAGATGAGTTTGGAGGGAAGGATGTTAACGACGTATTAGCCTTGCTGCCTATTATCGACTCCATGCCACAAGCCGATAGTAGCCGCATAGGCATGCTAGGCGGTAGCCGCGGCGCCATGATGGGTTACTTGGCAGCCACACACACAAATCGCATCCGCGCATTGGTTACAATTGGCGGCCCAACCGACTTATTCAAAGAAATCCCCTATCGCCCAATTATGGAGGACAATGTACTTTCTAGGTGGATACCCAACTACTATCAAAATCGCGAAGCAGAACTCACTCACAGATCAGCTCAAAAATGGCCAGAGAAATTGCCTAAGCATATGGCTGTTTTACTCATGCACGGCGAAGAGGATAACAAGGTACAGCCAGAGAACTCTATCAATATGGCAGAAAAATTGAAGCAGGAAGGCATTCCCCATAAACTTATGCTCTTCCCCAATGCGGGCCACAGCATAAAAAATAAAGAGAACAAGAAAGAATTTCATCAAGCAATATTACAGTGGTTCGATCAACACGTTAAAAACGGCTCGAACTAA
- a CDS encoding sensor histidine kinase — MNSLGEQSLKVRVGKIIAIFSILMVSFYTSLLAELYRSGLTEATHSILRQESSNFVKAHAENPNTPVPRSHSLNGYVGAENVPEEVKNVFPEDKWDIWPRSSDNIMYRYMKHTDTESHYHLIIEDLVNTDQKLYMTYTITVSDEQAGGVWRRLTILSIVGGVGVIVLLLFFRQIMLHAISPLSSLSNWIEKLDQDQPPSDLPTDLREDEIGQVAQSLYDALQRIHEHNKRESQFLRNASHELRTPIAIIRNAMDVIEYKRKINDNKLDPLLQRIRRAGDSMKSVTEAILWLAVDRYTAPEKAPTDINKLIKELIADNKSIITSKNIDVQLELKPSEPITIETVLVHISLDNIIRNAFQHCDDGKIKIATNDNCIEITNHNPAFGHGSENGNIRNTMQTGGFGLGLALVDRIANKQGWMFEFELAGENAISRLTLHTCGINARSELI, encoded by the coding sequence ATGAATAGTCTGGGTGAGCAGTCGTTAAAGGTTCGCGTAGGCAAAATTATCGCAATCTTTTCCATTCTAATGGTGTCCTTTTATACATCACTACTGGCCGAGCTTTATCGGTCTGGGCTTACCGAAGCTACGCACTCTATTCTTAGACAAGAATCGAGTAACTTCGTAAAAGCCCACGCAGAAAACCCTAACACCCCTGTACCCCGCTCCCACTCGCTAAATGGTTACGTGGGCGCAGAAAACGTGCCCGAAGAAGTTAAAAATGTATTTCCGGAAGATAAATGGGATATATGGCCGCGCTCTTCCGACAATATTATGTATCGCTACATGAAACACACCGATACAGAGTCGCATTACCATTTAATTATTGAAGACTTAGTAAATACCGACCAAAAACTGTACATGACCTACACCATTACGGTGTCTGATGAGCAGGCAGGCGGCGTATGGCGACGCTTAACCATTCTTTCTATAGTAGGCGGTGTAGGCGTAATTGTACTGCTGCTATTCTTTAGGCAAATTATGCTGCACGCTATTTCGCCACTAAGCAGCCTGTCTAACTGGATTGAAAAGCTAGATCAAGACCAACCCCCTAGCGACTTACCCACCGATTTACGCGAAGACGAAATTGGCCAAGTAGCGCAAAGCCTGTACGACGCCTTGCAACGTATTCATGAGCACAACAAACGTGAATCGCAATTTCTGCGCAACGCGAGCCACGAATTGCGTACCCCCATTGCCATTATTCGCAATGCGATGGATGTAATTGAATACAAACGCAAAATAAACGACAACAAACTAGACCCCCTGCTACAACGCATTCGCCGCGCAGGCGATAGCATGAAGTCCGTCACAGAGGCTATTCTTTGGCTAGCGGTTGATCGCTACACAGCGCCCGAAAAGGCACCAACGGATATAAACAAATTAATAAAAGAATTAATTGCCGATAACAAAAGTATTATCACTTCAAAAAATATAGATGTGCAGCTAGAACTTAAACCCAGCGAGCCCATTACCATTGAAACCGTACTTGTGCACATTTCGCTCGACAATATTATTCGCAACGCATTCCAACACTGCGACGACGGTAAAATTAAAATAGCTACCAACGATAACTGTATAGAAATAACCAATCACAACCCCGCCTTCGGCCACGGCTCCGAAAACGGCAACATTAGAAACACAATGCAAACCGGCGGCTTCGGCCTAGGCCTCGCCCTAGTAGACCGAATTGCAAACAAACAAGGCTGGATGTTCGAATTCGAACTAGCAGGCGAAAACGCCATCTCCCGCCTAACCCTACACACCTGCGGCATAAACGCCAGAAGCGAACTGATCTAA
- a CDS encoding sulfite exporter TauE/SafE family protein has product MIEVVVGLIIGLVLGLTGAGGSIFAVPLLLLATPMNPSDAMGMALGAVAVTALYATASQSINRKNSGILWTPAIILAASGALTAPLGKWASTLFTPHVLLAGFTCVAVLIAVRMWIQANRRPEETTSVRANDGDSDLTTPATMACKLSPTGQFLLRPKCISGLGVGGLAIGFASGLFGVGGGFLIIPLLLFLSQIAMRNAVATSLAIIAAVSSSGFASHLVLEYSNNQTFDWLNFIKLSGASLTAMFISQRISRAIAGPLLQKIFSVALVLVSVISILK; this is encoded by the coding sequence ATGATAGAAGTAGTTGTTGGCTTAATCATTGGCTTAGTTTTAGGTTTAACAGGGGCTGGCGGGTCTATATTTGCCGTACCACTTTTGCTCTTAGCCACACCAATGAACCCAAGCGATGCTATGGGCATGGCACTTGGCGCCGTTGCTGTAACAGCGTTGTATGCCACAGCCTCGCAAAGTATTAACCGCAAAAATAGCGGCATCCTGTGGACACCCGCGATTATATTGGCCGCGTCGGGTGCGTTAACCGCGCCGCTTGGCAAATGGGCTTCTACGCTATTTACGCCGCACGTTTTACTAGCAGGCTTTACTTGTGTTGCAGTGCTTATTGCCGTACGCATGTGGATACAAGCCAACCGTCGCCCAGAAGAAACAACAAGCGTAAGGGCCAACGATGGTGATAGCGATTTAACAACCCCGGCGACTATGGCTTGCAAATTAAGCCCTACCGGCCAGTTTCTATTGCGGCCTAAATGTATTTCTGGGTTAGGGGTTGGTGGTTTAGCTATAGGCTTTGCTTCAGGTTTGTTTGGCGTGGGTGGTGGTTTTTTAATTATCCCTCTACTGCTGTTTTTAAGCCAAATAGCAATGCGTAATGCGGTGGCCACTTCGTTAGCAATAATTGCCGCGGTAAGCTCTAGCGGTTTTGCAAGCCATTTAGTGTTGGAATACAGCAACAATCAAACATTTGACTGGCTTAATTTTATAAAACTAAGTGGTGCAAGTTTAACCGCTATGTTTATTAGCCAACGTATTAGTCGCGCCATTGCAGGCCCGCTTTTACAAAAAATATTTTCGGTAGCTTTAGTGCTTGTTTCGGTTATTTCAATACTAAAGTAA
- a CDS encoding rhodanese-like domain-containing protein — translation MKNVTRISAADFVNKFNNNSNLTIVDVRTHAEIESEKLQPCHPLPLQELNGSSFDALLNTLNQNNQPCDHIYLMCQSGKRAEMAVEKLADTANCQFVIIEGGMNAVKSAGAKVHRGSRNVISLERQVRIAAGILVMTGVALGSLVNAYFYYLSGFVGAGLTFAGVTDTCGMAMILARLPWNKASSCSSAA, via the coding sequence ATGAAAAACGTAACACGTATTAGTGCAGCAGATTTTGTTAATAAATTTAACAACAATAGCAACCTTACCATTGTAGATGTGCGCACCCACGCAGAGATAGAAAGCGAGAAATTACAACCTTGTCACCCACTGCCCTTACAAGAATTAAACGGCAGCAGTTTCGACGCATTGTTAAATACACTTAATCAAAACAATCAGCCCTGCGACCACATTTACTTAATGTGCCAAAGCGGCAAGCGCGCAGAAATGGCTGTAGAAAAATTAGCAGATACGGCCAACTGCCAGTTCGTTATTATTGAAGGCGGAATGAACGCTGTTAAAAGTGCCGGCGCAAAAGTGCATAGAGGCTCACGCAATGTTATTTCACTCGAGCGGCAAGTACGGATTGCCGCCGGCATACTTGTAATGACCGGCGTGGCACTGGGTAGCTTAGTTAACGCCTACTTTTATTATTTGTCGGGTTTTGTAGGAGCTGGGCTAACTTTTGCAGGCGTAACAGATACCTGCGGTATGGCAATGATTCTTGCACGCTTACCGTGGAATAAAGCCAGCAGCTGCTCGAGCGCGGCGTAA
- a CDS encoding GNAT family N-acetyltransferase, with protein MELHQVVGDLVKTYMNLAQAYEAEFSLLTGKLPGKDGAYSLDTLLDEVHIGYLAFEGDNPIAFANIYQSENTYEICEFYVVPAARKRKLGSKFIASIWKSHPGSWEVKQIQGADYAVNFWRSALTSEGILYSECEYDDTYWGKVNRQVFDVR; from the coding sequence GTGGAGCTTCATCAAGTTGTTGGTGATTTAGTAAAAACATACATGAATTTGGCGCAAGCCTACGAAGCAGAATTCTCATTACTTACTGGCAAGCTACCAGGTAAGGATGGGGCGTACTCCCTTGATACGCTTTTAGATGAGGTTCATATCGGGTATTTGGCGTTTGAAGGTGATAACCCTATAGCTTTCGCGAATATATACCAAAGTGAAAATACATACGAAATATGCGAGTTTTACGTTGTTCCTGCTGCAAGAAAAAGAAAGCTAGGCTCGAAATTTATAGCCAGTATTTGGAAGTCTCATCCTGGCAGCTGGGAAGTAAAACAAATACAAGGCGCAGATTATGCGGTAAACTTTTGGCGCAGCGCCCTTACTTCTGAAGGGATTTTATATTCTGAGTGTGAATATGACGATACATACTGGGGAAAGGTAAATCGCCAAGTATTTGATGTTAGGTAG
- a CDS encoding MBL fold metallo-hydrolase: MIFRQLFDKESSTYTYLIADSKTGEAAIIDPVLENTDAYLQLINELGLTLKLALDTHTHADHITALGKLREQTQCHTMLGEQSHSECASSRFSDKQILRVGEIAIEALYTPGHTDDSYSFLVDHDGHKMLFTGDTLLIRGTGRTDFQNGNAKEQFNSLNRLLALGDNTYVYPGHDYKGWTISTINEEKLFNPRLKPQTAEAYAELMAKLNLPDPKLMDIAVPANQACGNIATK; encoded by the coding sequence ATGATTTTTCGCCAGCTTTTTGACAAAGAATCGTCCACTTACACCTATTTAATAGCCGACTCAAAAACAGGCGAAGCGGCTATTATCGACCCAGTACTTGAAAACACCGATGCCTACCTACAACTTATAAACGAGCTTGGGCTTACGCTTAAATTAGCACTGGATACCCATACCCACGCAGACCACATAACTGCACTAGGTAAATTGCGAGAGCAAACCCAATGCCACACGATGCTTGGCGAACAATCTCACTCAGAATGCGCATCAAGCCGTTTTAGCGATAAACAAATTTTACGCGTAGGCGAAATAGCAATAGAAGCGCTCTACACACCAGGCCACACAGATGACTCCTACAGTTTTTTGGTAGATCACGACGGCCATAAAATGCTATTTACAGGCGACACACTATTGATTCGCGGCACAGGCAGAACAGATTTTCAGAACGGCAATGCCAAAGAGCAATTTAATAGCTTGAATAGACTGCTAGCATTGGGCGACAACACTTACGTTTACCCCGGGCACGATTACAAAGGCTGGACAATTTCTACCATAAACGAAGAGAAATTATTTAACCCACGCTTAAAACCCCAAACAGCCGAAGCCTACGCAGAACTTATGGCAAAACTTAATTTGCCCGATCCAAAACTTATGGATATAGCCGTACCGGCTAACCAAGCCTGCGGCAATATTGCCACTAAATAG
- a CDS encoding Gfo/Idh/MocA family protein, which translates to MKKIRWGIVSTAKIAREWLIPALHASQHAEVVAVASRDLAKAEAFAEKAGIPKAYGSYESLLADPNVDAIYNPLPNDQHVPVSMQAIKAGKHVLCEKPLGMDAANIQPLLELAAANPQLVVMEAFMYRFHPQWVKVREIIERGDLGQINAVEADFTYFNRDENNVRNKPGIGGGGLLDIGCYCISAARFIFGREPKRVTGMLDIDPQFGVDRHATGLLDFGPGMATFYCSTQSDSSQWVKISGEKGSLIVENPFYRRDMPSRLLLRNGDTDKEIVVGHYNHYVQQVDAFCTAINESLPAPTPLSDALGNIKVIDAVFKAAETGTWVDV; encoded by the coding sequence ATGAAGAAAATACGTTGGGGCATAGTAAGTACTGCTAAAATTGCCCGCGAATGGTTAATACCCGCGCTACATGCTTCGCAGCACGCCGAGGTGGTAGCAGTGGCTTCGCGCGATTTAGCCAAGGCAGAGGCCTTTGCCGAAAAAGCGGGTATTCCTAAAGCTTACGGTAGCTACGAATCACTATTAGCAGACCCAAATGTGGATGCTATTTATAACCCCTTACCAAACGACCAGCATGTACCGGTGAGTATGCAAGCTATAAAGGCGGGTAAGCACGTGTTGTGCGAAAAGCCGCTTGGTATGGATGCAGCCAACATACAGCCGCTACTAGAGCTTGCCGCTGCCAACCCGCAGTTAGTGGTTATGGAAGCCTTTATGTACCGTTTTCACCCGCAATGGGTAAAAGTGCGGGAAATAATAGAACGTGGTGACTTAGGGCAAATAAACGCCGTAGAAGCCGATTTTACTTATTTTAATCGCGATGAAAATAATGTGCGCAATAAGCCGGGCATAGGTGGCGGAGGCTTGTTAGATATAGGCTGTTACTGTATTTCCGCTGCGCGTTTTATATTTGGGCGCGAGCCAAAACGTGTAACAGGCATGTTAGATATAGACCCGCAGTTTGGTGTAGACCGGCATGCAACAGGTTTGCTTGATTTTGGCCCGGGCATGGCAACGTTTTACTGCTCTACACAAAGTGATTCGTCGCAGTGGGTAAAAATATCGGGTGAGAAGGGTAGTTTAATCGTAGAAAACCCATTCTATCGCCGCGATATGCCATCACGGTTATTGTTGCGCAATGGCGATACCGATAAAGAAATTGTAGTTGGGCATTACAACCATTATGTGCAGCAAGTAGATGCTTTTTGCACAGCAATTAATGAGAGCTTGCCAGCACCCACCCCCTTAAGCGATGCGTTAGGCAACATTAAAGTTATTGATGCAGTGTTTAAAGCGGCTGAAACGGGCACTTGGGTTGATGTTTAA